The following is a genomic window from Caldicellulosiruptor danielii.
GGAAAGATGGAGAACTTGTCAAGAAATTAGAAGATAATTATTAAAAGATTTAAATTTTCTAAATTGCAATATTAAATGCAACACTTTTTGGTGAAACTGGAAATTATAACTTGATTAAAGCAACAACTGTGTATGATATTAGTTGCCAATATATACCAGCTTTCCTGTAGGAAAGCTGGCGGCTGCCATTTTGTACTATATTTTCCTCTGTCTATATAGCACTTCTTATACCTCTACTAAAAACTTCTCTATTACCTCTGTTTCGCATATTTCCTTCATCTCCACTAAAAACCTTTCTATACTGCTCTTGTAGTTGAATATCCTCCTGGGAAGCCTGTTGTACCACTCTTGTAACCTCTTTATTGCTTCTTTCGATATCTCTCTTATTTCTTTACCCTTAGGTAAAAAACGCCTTATCAATCCATTCATTCGCTCATTTGTTCCCCTCTCATACGCTGAATATGGATGTGTATAATATCCTTCAGAACCTAATTCATTTAAAACCTTCCCCAGCTCGCTAAATTCACTACCATTGTCACTTGTCACACTTTTGAAAACTTTGTTAAATTTATCTCCCAATATCTTCTGAAGCTTTATAAACAACTCTTTGACATAAGAACTTTCCCTGCCCGGTATAACAAATATCATTCCAAATCGAGTTTTTCTCTCTGTCAAAGTAACAAGTACATTATCCGAAGAATGCTTGCCAATCAAAGTATCTATTTCCCAATGCCCAAATTCTTCTCTGTTGTTTGCAACTTCAGGTCTCTCTTCTATACTTTTGCCCTTGGATTTGATCTTTGCTACTCTATGCTTTACTTTTCTTGGCTTTAATCTAACTTTAACTGGCAAAACTATGTTCTTTACTCTTAACAACCCTCCTTCTATCCAATTGTATAGCGTCTTTGTACAAACCATTTCATCTT
Proteins encoded in this region:
- a CDS encoding IS30 family transposase, whose translation is MAYDNHSTKRRKFKHLSEVERGIIQKLLELGYGIREIARELGRSASTISREVKRGTTTQMKTDLSTFEKYFAQTGQAVYEKNRAKCGRKSKFLGVENFLKFAEEKILKDKWSPDAVVGYCRQELGFSKDEMVCTKTLYNWIEGGLLRVKNIVLPVKVRLKPRKVKHRVAKIKSKGKSIEERPEVANNREEFGHWEIDTLIGKHSSDNVLVTLTERKTRFGMIFVIPGRESSYVKELFIKLQKILGDKFNKVFKSVTSDNGSEFSELGKVLNELGSEGYYTHPYSAYERGTNERMNGLIRRFLPKGKEIREISKEAIKRLQEWYNRLPRRIFNYKSSIERFLVEMKEICETEVIEKFLVEV